A window of Chryseobacterium sp. IHB B 17019 genomic DNA:
TTTACGGAAATCAAATTGATACCAACATCGGGATTGACATTTATTCTGAAACTTTTACAGGAAGTAAACCTGAGGCATCCCAACCGATAAAAACTGCAATGAATTTCAACTTTATTCCCATTTTGGCGGATAAGTTTCTATTACAGACAACGGCAAATATCCCCTTCACAGAGGCAACAAATATCGCCAGAAATATGTTCTTGAATAAAGAATATGATTTGAGAGGATCTAAAGTGAAAATTAATGATATCAAAGTTTACGGCGTTGAAAACAGGGTAATGATTGAGGCTGAAACCGAAGGATATGTGAAGGGTAAAGCTTTCATTTCGGGGATTCCGGTTTATGATGCTATTAAAAAGAAAATTGTACTTTCAAACACAAAATTTAATTTAAAAACATCAAATATTCTTCAAAAAACAGCGACTCTCCTATTCAAAGGGAAAATTGTAAAGATGATTGAGGATGAATACGGAATTCCTACACAGGATCTTGAAAATACTTCCAGAAAAAGCATTGAAGAGGCCTTCAACAAAGAATATTATAAAGGCTTAAACATGAACGGAAGGGTTTTTAATTTAAAACCAGGTAATATCTACCTTAATCCTTCGGGTATTACGGCTGTTATTGATACTAATGCTATTTTAAAACTAATATTAAAAGGAATTTAATTAAACTAATAACTAACCATGAGAAAATATTTACGAATTGTAGACAATCACCGGGCTACGAAAGGACAGAGATTTGGGAATTACATTATAGACCTTATCAGCTTTTATATTGTGTACTTTATGTTTGGCGGGATTTTATTGATCATAAGCCCTGCTTTTAACCATTGGATTTCAAATTCCAGCGAATTGTCACAAAGGCTGATGGGAATATTATCGTACATTTCTTATTGCTTTTTAATGGAAAGCATAACGGGTGGCAGAAGCATTGGAAAACTGATTACAGGAACTAAAGTGATAATGATTGACGGAAGCAAACCTAAAATAGGAAATTTTTTTGTAAGAAATATAATACGGGGAATTATTCTCGTAGATCAGCTTTCATTTTTTGGCGAAAATGGCTTACACGACAGTTGGAGTGAAACAAGGGTAATCAATATCAAAAACTATGAATCTGAAAAACAGGTAAAAAGCGAAATAGAAGGGATCGGCGCAAAAGAAATTGTCTAAAAAATTTTTGTTGAATCATATATTTTGTTATATTTGCACACCTAAAAAATGGTAAGAACATGGTACTTTGGCCGAGCGGCTAGGCAGTGGTCTGCAACACCATCTACAGCGGTTCGAATCCGCTAGGTACCTCACTTAAAACCTCTAATCATCTTATTAATA
This region includes:
- a CDS encoding RDD family protein, whose amino-acid sequence is MRKYLRIVDNHRATKGQRFGNYIIDLISFYIVYFMFGGILLIISPAFNHWISNSSELSQRLMGILSYISYCFLMESITGGRSIGKLITGTKVIMIDGSKPKIGNFFVRNIIRGIILVDQLSFFGENGLHDSWSETRVINIKNYESEKQVKSEIEGIGAKEIV